A stretch of the Salmo salar chromosome ssa20, Ssal_v3.1, whole genome shotgun sequence genome encodes the following:
- the LOC106580813 gene encoding myelin protein zero-like protein 2 — translation MSVKHFYLLVLLSGLAASGLLPVSGLRVETSGEVEAVNGTDVWLKCTFQSSSPITPATLTVSWSFRPIGPGREESVFYYHERPYPPPDGRFHKRATWAGDIMGRDASIVVRKVKFTYNGTFSCQVKNPPDVHGTAGEVKLTVVTTASFSEIIMLAAAIGGAIVLMVILLVIIMSIRRCREKRQEEEGAEDLPRRQRKDPTVCHPARAKHLYMDDDVLEIDSSDGMISEASTKDPSSSEEDDRSSDYGGGNDSD, via the exons GCTTGTTACCGGTCAGTGGGCTGAGGGTGGAAACGTCGGGGGAGGTGGAGGCAGTGAACGGTACAGATGTGTGGCTGAAATGTACCTTCCAGAGCAGCTCGCCCATCACCCCAGCAACGCTCACGGTCTCATGGAGCTTCCGACCCATCGGACCTGGCCGTGAGGAGTCA GTGTTCTATTACCATGAGAGGCCTTACCCTCCCCCAGACGGGCGTTTCCATAAGCGGGCGACATGGGCAGGTGACATCATGGGGCGGGACGCCTCCATCGTGGTACGTAAGGTCAAGTTCACTTACAATGGGACGTTCAGCTGCCAGGTGAAGAACCCTCCAGACGTCCATGGCACCGCAGGGGAGGTGAAACTAACCGTGGTCAccacag CATCCTTCTCTGAGATTATCATGCTGGCTGCAGCCATCGGGGGCGCCATCGTGCTGATGGTCATCCTCCTCGTCATCATCATGTCAATAAGACGATGTCGTgagaagagacaggaggaagagggggcGGAGGATCTACCTCGCAGACAGAGAAAGGACCCTACCGTGTG ccaCCCTGCAAGGGCCAAACACCTGTATATGGACGATGACGTGCTAGAGATTGACAGCTCGGACGGTATGATCTCTGAGGCCAGCACCAAGGACCCCAGTTCCTCTGAGGAAGACGACAGGAGCTCTGACTACGGCGGAGGCAATGACTCTGACTGA